One genomic segment of Rhinolophus sinicus isolate RSC01 linkage group LG11, ASM3656204v1, whole genome shotgun sequence includes these proteins:
- the TULP2 gene encoding tubby-related protein 2 has translation MSQENDTWKKEILGDEIAAIRLQKLEQQRRLFEKKQRRKRQEPLMVQANPDAPFRSRRRGRREECLASDSGLGNAFLWENVPKAHLRSSVYSVLGTVRCGGDSSGESCPLVSLIEADSSDPDLEEVSVEDVSVSPLPVKELPGTRRRGWPPCERLGSSAEDKSKPQDLADKYKFCSLAPNPGTNSDWGRGDSASKQGEDLEDHEEESESTVRSFPGAVDEEVSEALEGKGGAGRSDVGSAPHFSLRASGPWLGEDLAAYVLRPAMRDRMVQCRISRDKRGVDKGMFPFYYLYLEAAEGQKTPSGNQIPEIDSDWLFSQPQHFLLAARKRKRSKTSNYLISLDPTDLSRNGNNFMGKVRSNVLGTKFTIFDNGVNPERKNYVPESARIRKELGAVCYETNVLGIQGPRKMTVIIPGIDAQNRRISIQPQNEQESLLSRLQNGAFQGLYLLQNKAPLWSYESGTYVLNFRGRVTRASVKNFQIVHPYDPDYLVLQFGRVAPDMFTMDFRFPLCPLQAFAICLSSFDGKLACE, from the exons ATGTCTCAGGAGAATGACACATGGAAGAAAGA GATCCTGGGGGATGAGATCGCTGCCATAAGACTTCAGAAGCTGGAACAGCAG CGGCGGCTGTTTGAGAAGAAGCAGCGACGAAAGCGCCAAGAGCCCCTCATGGTTCAGGCTAATCCTGACGCTCCCTTTCGGTCCCGCCGCCGCGGTCGGCGGGAGGAGTGCCTTGCGAGTGACAGCG GCCTGGGGAATGCTTTCCTCTGGGAGAACGTGCCAAAGGCACATCTGCGCTCTAGTGTCTACAGTGTCCTGGGCACTGTGAGATGTGGTGGAGATAGTAGCGGTGAGAGCTGCCCCTTGGTGTCGCTGATTGAAGCAG ACAGTTCTGATCCAGACTTGGAAGAAGTTTCTGTGGAGGACGTTTCTGTATCTCCGCTTCCTGTCAAAGAGCTTCCAGGAACAAGACGCAGGGGTTGGCCACCCTGTGAACGACTTG GGTCCAGTGCAGAGGACAAGAGCAAACCCCAGGATCTTGCAGATAAATACAAGTTCTGTAGTCTGGCACCAAATCCTGGAACAAATAGTGACTGGGGACGCGGAGATTCGGCCTCCAAACAG GGCGAAGACTTGGAAGACCACGAAGAGGAGTCCGAGTCTACAGTGAGGAGCTTCCCGGGGGCGGTCGATGAGGAAGTGTCCGAGGCCCTGGAAGGCAAGGGCGGCGCGGGCAGAAGCGATGTGGGAAGCGCGCCCCACTTTTCTCTCCGCGCCTCAGGCCCTTGGCTGGGCGAAGACTTGGCAGCATATGTGCTGCGGCCAGCCATGCGGGACCGTATGGTGCAGTGTCGCATCAGTCGTGACAAGCGAGGTGTAGATAAGGGCATGTTCCCTTTCTACTATCTCTACCTGGAGGCGGCCGAGGGCCAGAAG aCCCCTAGCGGTAACCAGATACCAGAAATCGATTCTGATTGGCTGTTCTCACAGCCACAGCACTTCCTTCTCGCTGCGCGCAAGAGAAAGAGGAGCAAAACTTCTAATTACCTCATCTCCCTGGACCCCACAGACCTGTCTCGGAATGGGAACAACTTTATGGGCAAAGTCAG ATCGAATGTCTTGGGCACCAAGTTCACCATCTTTGACAATGGGGTGAATCCCGAAAGGAAGAATTATGTCCCGGAATCAGCTCGGATCAGGAAAGAGCTGGGCGCTGTGTGTTAT GAGACCAACGTCTTGGGAATCCAAGGGCCCCGGAAAATGACTGTGATCATTCCAGGAATCGATGCCCAGAACCGGAGAATCAGCATCCAGCCACAAAAT GAACAGGAGTCTCTACTGAGTCGCCTCCAGAATGGGGCCTTCCAGGGCTTGTACCTTCTGCAAAACAAAGCCCCATTGTGGAGCTACGAGAGCGGCACCTACGTGCTCAATTTTCGTGGTCGAGTGACTCGGGCCTCGGTCAAGAACTTCCAGATTGTGCATCCATATGACC CGGACTACCTGGTGCTCCAGTTCGGCCGCGTTGCCCCAGACATGTTCACCATGGACTTCCGCTTCCCTCTTTGCCCTCTCCAAGCCTTCGCCATCTGCTTGTCCAGTTTCGATGGGAAACTGGCATGTGAGTAA
- the PPP1R15A gene encoding protein phosphatase 1 regulatory subunit 15A: MAPRQVHYQLTPWRDAHTFFLLSPLMGFLSWAWSRLRGPEAPESWLVKSITSTDQGEVGLEGEAKASLAAHYAPWGRHPQGEAIEEDGEASWGAHPDLKANNSLLEAWGLSDDDDDEDYGREEATSDPREQGSEYIDGQPTFLSPNLLRRTLQGPPGEEFEEGGVAEDKVTTLFSFPPSHWGCHPGVEREEEEDREAVNKAAPRTCTSPLSLGPKPRAWAYCAGEEEACAKEEERRTENKEARLPSISPSSAGSHPSTWECCSEEESEEEEEDGKAEIKADLGPHSILAQRPLLRTWQHQPSKITEEDDEEDEDSVSGEAEGLSSDSHTSTFLRAWVYRPGKDSEEEDEDSDSGAAEEEGEAEGPSSVPPTSTFLRAWVYQPGEDSEEEDEDSDSGAAEEEGEAEGLSSIPPTSTFLRAWVYRPGEDSEEEDEDSDSGAAEEEGEAEDPSSIPPTSTFLRAWVYRPGEDSEEENDEKDDSETADSGPSSSLQAQSALLRGWTYPSGEETEGREAAEEWEEEPHPFRVTIYLPGEKPPPPWAPPQLPLRLQRRLKSLKSAETITQHLDPETPQKARKVRFSEKVSIHFLAVWAGPAQAARRGPWEQLARDRSRFARRIAQAQEKLGPCLTHAARARAWVRLGNPPPSLAAISAPTQTLPTSTAQAMALSHAVASPSPLYVSLSPCLDLSGRRG; encoded by the exons ATGGCTCCACGCCAAGTGCACTATCAGCTCACCCCCTGGAGGGATGCCCACACCTTCTTCCTCTTGTCACCACTGATGGGCTTTCTCAGCTGGGCCTGGAGCCGGCTGAGGGGCCCAGAAGCTCCAGAGTCCTGGCTGGTGAAATCAATAACAAGCACAGATCAGGGAGAAGTTGGCCTGGAGGGAGAAGCTAAGGCTTCTTTGGCTGCCCACTATGCCCCCTGGGGAAGGCACCCTCAAGGGGAGGCTATTGAAGAGGATGGAGAAGCATCCTGGGGGGCCCACCCTGATCTGAAAGCCAACAATTCTCTTCTTGAAGCCTGGGGACTttcagatgatgatgatgatgaagactATGGTAGGGAAGAAGCAACCAGTGACCCTAGGGAGCAGGGAAGTGAATATATAGATGGCCAGCCTACTTTCCTGTCCCCCAACCTTTTGAGAAGAACCCTGCAAGGCCCTCCTGGGGAGGAATTTGAGGAAGGAGGAGTTGCTGAAGATAAAGTGACcaccctcttctctttccctccatcacactgggggtgccaCCCAGGGgtggaaagggaggaggaagaggacagagaagCTGTAAACAAAGCAGCTCCCAGAACATGTACTTCCCCCTTATCTCTGGGACCCAAGCCCAGAGCTTGGGCGTATTGTGCAGGGGAGGAAGAAGCTTGTGccaaggaggaagaaagaagaacagagaatAAAGAAGCCAGGCTGCCCTCTATTTCCCCTTCATCTGCAGGTTCCCACCCCAGCACCTGGGAGTGTTGTTCAGAAGAGGAgtctgaggaggaagaggaggatggaAAGGCTGAGATAAAAGCTGACTTAGGGCCACACTCAATTCTAGCCCAGAGGCCCCTGCTCAGGACCTGGCAACATCAACCCAGTAAGATCACAGAGGAAGATGATGAAGAGGATGAGGACAGTGTTTCAGGGGAAGCTGAGGGTCTGTCTTCCGACTCACACACAAGTACCTTCTTGAGGGCCTGGGTATATCGACCAGGGAAGGACtcggaggaggaagatgaggacagTGATTCAGGAGCAgctgaagaagagggagaagctgagggtCCTTCTTCTGTCCCTCCCACAAGCACCTTCTTGAGGGCCTGGGTGTATCAACCAGGGGAGGACtcggaggaggaagatgaggacagTGATTCAGGAGCAgctgaagaagagggagaagctgagggtCTTTCTTCTATCCCTCCCACAAGCACCTTCTTGAGGGCCTGGGTGTATCGACCAGGGGAGGACtcagaggaggaagatgaggataGTGATTCAGGAGCAgctgaagaagagggagaagctgaggaTCCCTCTTCTATCCCTCCCACAAGCACCTTCTTGAGGGCCTGGGTGTATCGACCAGGGGAGGACTCGGAGgaggaaaatgatgaaaaagatGATTCAGAAACAGCTGACTCAGGGCCAAGTTCTTCCCTTCAGGCCCAGAGTGCCCTCCTCAGAGGCTGGACATATCCATctggagaggagacagagggaagggaagcTGCTGAGGAGTGGGAGGAAGAGCCCCACCCCTTCCGAGTGACCATCTATTTACCTGGAGAGAAGCCACCACCTCCCTGGGCTCCTCCTCAGCTGCCCCTCCGACTGCAAAGACGGCTCAAGTCCCTCAAGTCTGCAGAAACCATCACCCAGCATCTGGACCCTGAGACCCCCCAAAAGGCCAGAAAG GTGCGCTTCTCTGAGAAGGTCTCCATCCATTTCCTGGCTGTCTGGGCAGGACCAGCCCAGGCTGCCCGCCGGGGCCCCTGGGAGCAGCTTGCCCGGGATCGCAGCCGCTTTGCCCGCCGAATTGCCCAGGCTCAGGAGAAGCTGGGCCCCTGCCTCACCCATGCAGCCCGGGCCAGGGCCTGGGTACGCCTTGGgaaccctcccccttccctggctGCCATATCTGCCCCTACCCAGACTTTGCCCACATCCACTGCCCAGGCCATGGCCTTGAGCCATGCTgtggcctctccctcccctctttatGTGTCCCTGTCTCCTTGCCTTGACCTCAGTGGGAGGCGTGGCTAA